The Bacillota bacterium genome includes the window TTTTCGGGGCGAGTCTGGTTTTGCCACCTGGTTGTACCGGATTGCCACCAATGTTTGCTACGATGAGCTGCGGGCTAGAAGGAACCGGCGAGTTGTGTCGCTGGATACTGCACCGGACGGGCCGGCGCCGGAGCTCCCAGATCAGGCGGCCGGGCCGGCTGAGATGTGTATACAGGGCGTTGTTTGGCAGCGCTTACAAGAAGCGATTGCCACCTTACCTTTGGAGCAACGGGCAACGGTGGTATTGCGTGATGTCCAGGGACTGTCTTACGAGGAAATAGCTCAGGTACTACAATGCTCGCTGGGAACCGTGAAATCTAGACTTAGCCGAGCTCGACAGGCCTTGAGGGACAAACTTATGTCAGAACGGGAACTTTTTTTCCCGGAAAACGTCTATAACGGGTAAGGAGGGGAAGAAGCATGGACTGCCGGGCAGTACGAGAAAGACTCTCTCTTTACCTGGACGGGGAACTATCTGGTTCCGAATTAAAGCTTATAGCTGAACACATTGAGACCTGCACTGCCTGCCGGGCGGAGCTTTCTTCCCTGGAACAGACGGTGGACTGGCTTCGTCGTTTAGAACCCGTGGCGATCCCATCAGGACTGAAGGACAAGATTTTGGCACGAGTGTGGGCAACTAGCGATTCGCCGCCGTTAGCTGCAACTCAACGGCTAACAATGGGCTGGCAGAGAGTTTGGAGGCGCTGGGGCCGTACTATGTCGGCAGCGGCAGCGGTGTTGATAGCGGCTGTACTGATCGGAAAAGCTGTAGTGAGCCCAGGATTGGGCCTTAAACAAGAGGCCTACTATGGAGCAGCTGGGTCTGTTGCCACCGAATCACCGGCTGCAGGCGAAGCAGCACCGGCAGACCAAAGGGCTTCAATGTATATGATGCCGGATGCTGATGTATTTACCACAAAAGAAATGGCAGAGGAAATAGATCGGGGACCAGGTGGAGCTTCGGCGGTAAATACCGAGAGAAAAATCATTCAGACGGCCCATCTTGTCTTGCTGGTTGAGAAACTGGATACGGCGGTAGATTCGATACAGGCAGCGGTGAAGGAATGTGGAGGGTTTGTTCAAAGCTCAAACATGTTCCGCCAGGACAGCGCACGCGGTGCTCATTATAGTTTGCGTATCCCAGTTGACCAATTCAACAATGTGTTGGCACAGTTGGAGACGTTAGGTGATGTGCAAAATAAAGGAACAACAGGCCAGGATGTTACCGAAGAATACGTAGATGTAGATGCACGTCGTCGCAACCTGGTTCGGCAAGAAGAACGTTTGCTTACTATATTGGACCAAGCTAAGACGGTGGAAGATATTCTTAAAGTGGAAGGCCAGCTGGAACGGGTACGAGGCGAGATAGAAGCTTTGACCGGTCGACTGCGCTACTTGGATGATCAAGTTGAATTGTCTACGGTTGATGTGGAGTTACGAGAAAGGCCGCGTTCCGTAACAACGGTGCAGATGCCTGATGAAAACGGTTTGATCGGTCGCTTGAGCCGTGCCTTTACAGGCAGCATAAACCTGTTGCTTAGCTATGTCAGCAGCGCGGTGGTATGGTCGGTAGCAGCGTTACCTTTTGTGCTGGTAGGTGTAGGTGTGGGTGCCCTCATTTGGCTGTTTTGGCGGCGCTCTCAAAACAGGTGGCGATAAGTAGAAGGATCAAACAGAAGTTGTTCCATAAGTACCCTGCCCTGCTGTGGGTAGGGTTTTTCCTTTAGGGGAAAGGATTTGTTCCTTTGATGGTGAAATACTAAAAGAATCAAGCTTTTATCTGATAAGGGGTGACCCTGTGGGTACAAAATTAATTTTGGTTGACGGAAATAGTCTTGTTCATCGGGCTTATCATGCGCTACCACCGCTGACAACTGTGTCCGGACAGCAGACCAATGCTGTCTATGGATTCACAACCATGCTTTTGAAACTTATGGAGCAAGAAGAACCGGCTTTGTTGGCGGTGGCGTTTGACAAGAGCAGGGAAACGTTCCGTACCAAGCGCTATAGCTTATACAAGGCTCAGCGCGAGCATACGCCGGAGGATCTCTCGTCACAGTTTTCTTTGGTGCGAGAGGTTTTGGTGGCTTTTGACCTGCCTTACTTTGAGCAGGAGGGCTTTGAAGCCGATGATATTATCGGCACCTTGGCGGCCAAGGGCTCTGAGGCAGGCTGGGAAGTCCTTATTGTCACCGGAGACAAGGATGCTTTGCAGTTGGTAAACGAACAGGTGAGTGTACTGCTCACCCGACGCGGAATAACCGAGCTGGAATTGCTGGATCCGACCGGAGTAGTGGCTAAGCTTGGGGTGGCACCGCCACAAGTGCCTGATTACAAAGCATTGACCGGCGATGCTTCGGACAACATTCCGGGAGTTCCCAGTATTGGACCTAAGAGAGCTGCGGCGTTGTTGCAGCAATTTGGATCGGTGGAGAATATCTATGACCGCCTAGCGGAAGTGAACGAGCGTTGGCGTCAATTACTGACGGAGTATCGGGAGCAGGTATTATTGAGCCGGGAACTGGCTACTATTTGCTGTGATGTGCCGGTGACTTGTAACTGGGATAGATGCCGGGTAGAATCACCGCAGTTTGTACAGGTAGATGCACTGTTTCGCCGATTAGAGTTTCATAGTCTATTAGAACGTATGTTTCCTCAATCGGTCCGGAAAGCTGCTGCCAGCACCGATCTGCTGCCTGACTACAGCCTTTTACAATCGGAACCGGAGGTTACCCTCTGGTTGCAGAAGACAGCGGCTGACAGATTCGGTTTCGTTCTGGATGTAGCTGATAAGCAAATAGAGGAGCCACAAGGCGTGGCTGTGGCCACCGAAACAGGAACTGCATATGTACCTTGGCAAGCAGCGGGGGCCTTAAGCTTGTTCCTGGAGAATAGCAATGTAGCCAAGGCCACTTACGATCTTAAAGCAGCCTTAAAGCTGCTGGCAGCAGGCCTTAAAGTGAGCGAACCGGTAGACGACGTGCTTTTAGCCGGATACCTTCTTAATCCAACTTTAGACGGGCGCAGCATCGACCGATTGGCCCGGGAGTATCTGGGTGTGGATTTGCCCCGAGAGCTGAAGACCGAAGATGCTTCCCCTCAGGTGCATCAAGCCTGTTTGTGTGCTCAGGCCCAGGCAGTGTTGAAATTGGTGCCTGTGCTCAGCAATCATCTTAAAGACGATAACCTGGAAGACCTTTATCGAACTGTGGAACTACCGTTGACGTATGTATTGGCCAAAATGGAGCAAACAGGCATCTGTGTGGACGAGAAAAAACTGCACGACATGGGGTTGGACATAGGAGCTCGGATGGAGGAAGTCGAACAGCAGGTATATGCTCTGGTAGAAGAGGAATTTAACTTGAATTCGCCCAAACAATTGAGTTTTATTCTGTTCGAAAAACTGGGACTGCCGGCTAAGAAAAAGACTAAGACAGGTTATTCCACCGATGCTTCTGTGTTGGATGAGTTGACCGGTGCTCATCCGGTAATTCCTTTGATTCTAGAACACCGCCAGTTGGCAAAGCTAAAATCAACTTATGTGGACGCCATGCAGAATCAAATAAATCCTGCTACTGGGCGCATCCATACCACCTTTACCCAGACAGTAACAGCTACCGGCCGTTTGAGCAGCCAAGATCCCAACCTGCAGAACATTCCCATCAGATTGGCGCTAGGGCGACGATTGCGGCAGGCATTTGGCCCCAGAAAGAGAGGATGGCAGATTGTCAGTGCCGATTATTCCCAGATAGAACTGAGGGTATTGGCTCATATGTCCCAGGACCCGGTGCTCCAACGGTCTTTTCGTTGCGGTGAAGACATCCATACTCGCACGGCAGCGGAAATTTTTGGTCTGTTACCGGAAGAAATTACTCCGGATTTGCGCAATCGGGCCAAAGCGGTAAACTTTGGGATTATCTATGGCATCAGCGACTTTGGCCTAGCTCAAAATACCGGCGTGTCGCGGGAAGAGGCCCGAGAGTATATCGACGGTTATTTTCGGCGTTATCGGGGAGTGAAGGAGTATATGAGGCGCACGGTGGAACAAGCGCGGCTCAAGGGTTATGTAACGACCTTATTGAATCGGCGCCGCTATCTCCCCGATATTACCTCACGCAACTTCACCAAGCGTTCCTTTGCTGAGCGGACGGCTCTTAACACCCCCATACAAGGGACGGCGGCAGATATCATAAAAGTGGCTATGCTCAAGGTGGCGGCGGCAATGAAGGAACAGCAACTAACCAGTAGCTTGCTTCTGCAAGTACATGACGAATTGGTGTTTGAAGCACCGCCGGAGGAAATCGAAGTTCTCTGTACCCTGATAAAAGAACACATGGAAAACGCAATGCCCCTGAACGTACCCTTGGAAGTGGACATTAAACTGGGGCCTAATTGGTATGAGGTCAGGAGGGTATAGGCGTGCCTGAGTTGCCGGAAGTTGAAACCATCAGAAGAGGTCTTAAACCTCATGTTACAGGCCAAGAAATCACGGAGGTCATTGTTTTGCGGCCCAGTCAACTGCGGAACGTTACGCCGGCAGAACTTTCCTGCCGCCTGAAAGGGAGAATCATTGAACGATTGGCGCGCCGAGGAAAATACCTACTGTTTTTTTGCAGTTCTAATCAGGTACTGGCAATTCACCTGCGAATGACTGGTCAGTTGCTGTATTATCCGTCGGGACAAGCAGTGGGAGTTCATACAAGACTGGTTCTGTGTTTGCAACTGCCGGCCCAGCTGCATTTTAGGGATGTCCGGGCTTTGGGCCAGATTACTCTTCTGACCGCCGATCAGCTGTCTAGCTGGAGACCATTATCTGTACTCGGACCGGAGCCGCTGAGCCCGGCTTTTACACTGGAGGGTTTGCAACAGGCATTGGCTTGTCGCCGAGCACCGATCAAGAACGTGCTCTTGGGACAACAAGCAGTGGCCGGTTTGGGGAATATTTATGCTGATGAAACCTTGTTTCAGGCGGGTATCAATCCGCTTCGTCCTGCTAATGTACTCTCTGTTACCGAAGTAAAAGCACTGTGGGCAGCAATTCGGCAAACACTTTTCGCCGGTATTGTCCAGGGCGGCACTTCCATCAGTAATTATGTCAATGCCCACGGTGCCCCTGGGTCTTACCAACAACAGTTGCTGGTGTACGGTCGTAAAGGGCAGAAATGTAAGCATTGTGGGTCAGAACTTGTTGGGTGTCGTTTGGCCGGCAGAAGCACTGTTTATTGTCCACACTGCCAGCCTTTAAAGGGCATAGCCCTTAAAGACTAAGGTTATTATAGAGGTGATGAGTTACACGGAATCCACAACTGTCACGGCGGCGAAAGCCAGCGCATAGACTGCTAAAGACCGCTTGAACCAGATCAAGGAGGTTGCAGTATGGCGTGGCTTTCCACTTTGGTGTTAGTGCTGGCTGTGAGTTTAGACAGTCTCGGGGTAGGCTTTGCTTACGGACTAAAGAAATTAGCCGTGCCTCCTGTTTCACTGGTACTGCTCAGTTCCGTCTCTGCCTTAGGTATGCTAATTAGTATGTTGGCCGGGCGTGGCGCAGGTCTGTTACTGGGGGAGAGAGGTCACCTTGTGGGCAGCAGCATGTTGATTCTTATGGGCTTTTTTTCTTTTCGAAGAGTACGTCAAAGTGAGCGCCGACGAATGCACTGTCGGCTGCGGCCGGAGCAGATGACAACGTTGGAAATGGTTATTAGAGTAGCAGAAGAACCTATGGAAGCGGACCTTGACTCATCGGGCGAAATCGGCGGGGCCGAGGCCTTGCTGTTGGGCATTGCACTGGCCATAGATTCTCTAGGTGCCGGCTTTGGGGCCGCACTGGTGGCTTTTTCACCGGCAACCACCTCTCTGCTGGCCGGGGTGTTAACTTGGCTTACGCTGAACCTGGGGCTATATATTGGACGACGGGTTAAACTGGCACAAGGTTCATGGGTAGATCTGGTGCCAGGAGTGCTGCTTATACTCCTCGGCGGTTGGCGTTTGTTGTAAGATGCGGCTAAATTTTCCCAATCAGCAGGGAAGAGACCTCTTGAGGACGAATAGTATCTGTTCAGGGGGAGGATGAATGTCCAGGAACAAGGCGCCAGTTATTGTCCTAACCGGGGGGATAGCCAGCGGGAAGAGTGCAGTTGCTAACATGCTAGCTGATCAGGGTGCGAAAGTGATTTCAGCTGATGAGTTGGCCCGGGAGGTTGTGAAACAAGGCACACCGGCCTGGGGTGAGATCGTCGGGGCTTTCGGCCGGTCGGTTTTGACTTCTGACGGCGGACTGAACCGACAGCGTTTGGGTACCTTGGTCTTTGCTGACAGTGAGGCCCGCCGCTGCTTGGAGAAGATTACCCATCCGCGCATCTGGGCTTTACTTGACGAAAGACTGCGGATGGCCCGAGAATCAGCATCATTGGTGGTAGCGGAAATTCCGCTCTATTTTGAAAGTGACCGACGTATTGCTGAGGCTGAGGTTTGGGTTGTATACGTGGACCAGGAGACACAGGTAAAGCGTCTAATGGAACGAGACGCCTTGACGGGAACAGAGGCCAGAGAAAGGCTACGGAGCCAACTGCCGCTTCGTTCCAAATGTAATTGGGCTGACCGGGTGATTGACAATACAGGTAGTAAGCAGGAGACTTTGGCACAAGTAAAAGAGGCTGTGGCTGCTGTAGTGGCTGCCTGGGCGGAAAAAGAGGATCGAGATTAATGTTCAGGTCTAGGTGGGCAGGTTTTTTGTTCCGGATGCTCCTGGTGAGCGTAATTGTATTGGTAGGGTTTCAAGGTGCGCTAAGGCTGCTGTTCCCTGTTCATTATCGGCCGCTACTTCAGCAATATGGCCACCGGTACAATGTGGATCCTTTGTTGCTAGCAGCTGTGATTAGGGCCGAGAGCAAGTTTTTTCCCCGGGCCAAGTCGGAGGTAGGCGCGCTGGGGCTAATGCAAATTGTTCCGGAGACCGGAGCTTGGGCAGCTGCTGAGATGGGACTAGTTGATTTTGACGTAGACAAGCTCTATGATCCTGAGGTTAATATTCATGTGGGGACTTGGTATCTGCACGGGCTGCTCGAAGAGTTTGACGGAGATATTGTACTGTCGCTGGCTGCTTACAATAGCGGGCGCGGCCACGTGCGACGCTGGCTCAAAACCAAGGATCAACAGGCCACCGAGATTAAGTTCTCGGATCTTCCCTATCCGGAGACAAGATCGTATGTGCAGAAGGTGTTAAGGAATTATTATTGGTATCAGCGGATTTATCGTTAAGAGAAGAGGTTATTAGCTGGGAAAGTCGAAATAGAAAGTGAAGGTTCCGATCCACGTCTAAGGGAGTGAAAGGGCAAATGATAGTGCAAGAAATGACTAGCTTGGAACGCGTGCGCAATTTTAAGCCTGAATCGGACCGCTTATTTCATTCTGCCACGCATGAAGAGATTCTAAGGGGAGCAACAACGGATATCTACTTTGTCCGCAGCTACGAATTACTGCATCATATGGGGCTGGGTGGAACACCGGTGATAGCCGAGGTGTTTGCTCGGCGGAGCGGTGTTTTTGTTGGAGTGGAAGACGTGAAACGGCTGCTGGCCGACAAAGACGTGAAAATGAGCTCCCTTGATGAAGGAGAAGAATTTGATAGTCGGGAAGTCATCATGCGCATTGAAGGAGCTTACGATGAGTTTGGCTTGTTTGAAACGGTCATTCTAGGTTGTATGGCCAGCCCCAGTGGGTGGGCTACAGCAGCTCGCGAATGCAAACGGGCTGCCGGTGAGACTCCTGTTTATTGCTTTGGGGCTCGTCATTTGCACCCAGCCGTGGCACCTGTAATGGAAAGAGCCGCTATTATCGGTGGCTTTGACGGCGCCAGCTGTATCTTGGCGGCTAAATTCGTTGGTTTGGAACCGGTGGGAACCGTGCCTCATGCGGTAATCCTTATCATGGGAGACACTGTACAAGTAGCCAATATCTATGATAAGGTAATGCCGCCGGATGCGCCGCGAATAGTGTTGGTGGATACGTTCCGGGACGAGGCCGAGGAAGCACTTATGGTAGCTGAAGCTTTAGGAGATCGTTTACACGGTGTGCGTTTGGATACGCCCGGAGAACGCGGCGGAGTAACAGCTGAGTTGGTCTTTGAAGTGCGCCAACGTTTGGATCAAAAAGGATTTGAACAAGTCAAGATCATGGTATCCGGAGGTTTAAACCCGGAACGTATTATTGAGCTTAAGGCGGCTGGGGCAGCAGCGTTTGGTGTGGGTAGCTATGTAACGGCAGCACCGCCCATCGATATGACCATGGATCTGAAAGTGGTGAACGGGGTACCGATAGCCAAGAGAGGGCGAATACCGGGAATAACCGATAATCCGAAACTGAAACGACAGCTATGACCTTAAGGCTGTGTATTGACATTAGAGTTACTTATGGTATAATCAAAATGTGCTCGGCGGCAGTGCTGCCGAACGGGCCGAAGTGGTGGAATTGGTAGACACGTGGTGTTCAGGGCGCCATGGGCTGCGCGCTCGTGAGGGTTCGAGTCCCTCCTTCGGCACCAACAAGAGTCGGAGTGGCGGAACCGGCAGACGCGTACGTTTGAGGGGCGTATGGGCAACCGTGGGGGTTCAAGTCCCCCCTCCGACACCACCAACAAGGGCGAATAGCTCAGCTGGGAGAGTGCCTGGATCACACCCAGGAGGCCACAGGTTCGAGCCCTGTTTCGCCCACCAATAGTGCGGAGGCGTAGTGTAGCGGTTAACATGCCTGCCTGTCACGCAGGAGATCGTGGGTTCGAATCCCATCGTCTCCGCCAATTCTATAACAATTGGTTTGCCGCGGTAGCTCAGTCGGTAGAGCAGAGGACTGAAAATCCTCGTGTCGGCAGTTCGATTCTGCCCTGCGGCACCATTTAAGCGGAAGTAGCTCAGTGGTAGAGCATCGCCTTGCCAAGGCGAGGGTCGCGAGTTCGAATCTCGTCTTCCGCTCCATTTTTATGGGTTTAAGTAGAACCGGCCAGCT containing:
- the mutM gene encoding bifunctional DNA-formamidopyrimidine glycosylase/DNA-(apurinic or apyrimidinic site) lyase, with amino-acid sequence MPELPEVETIRRGLKPHVTGQEITEVIVLRPSQLRNVTPAELSCRLKGRIIERLARRGKYLLFFCSSNQVLAIHLRMTGQLLYYPSGQAVGVHTRLVLCLQLPAQLHFRDVRALGQITLLTADQLSSWRPLSVLGPEPLSPAFTLEGLQQALACRRAPIKNVLLGQQAVAGLGNIYADETLFQAGINPLRPANVLSVTEVKALWAAIRQTLFAGIVQGGTSISNYVNAHGAPGSYQQQLLVYGRKGQKCKHCGSELVGCRLAGRSTVYCPHCQPLKGIALKD
- a CDS encoding dephospho-CoA kinase, with product MSRNKAPVIVLTGGIASGKSAVANMLADQGAKVISADELAREVVKQGTPAWGEIVGAFGRSVLTSDGGLNRQRLGTLVFADSEARRCLEKITHPRIWALLDERLRMARESASLVVAEIPLYFESDRRIAEAEVWVVYVDQETQVKRLMERDALTGTEARERLRSQLPLRSKCNWADRVIDNTGSKQETLAQVKEAVAAVVAAWAEKEDRD
- the ytaF gene encoding sporulation membrane protein YtaF — protein: MAWLSTLVLVLAVSLDSLGVGFAYGLKKLAVPPVSLVLLSSVSALGMLISMLAGRGAGLLLGERGHLVGSSMLILMGFFSFRRVRQSERRRMHCRLRPEQMTTLEMVIRVAEEPMEADLDSSGEIGGAEALLLGIALAIDSLGAGFGAALVAFSPATTSLLAGVLTWLTLNLGLYIGRRVKLAQGSWVDLVPGVLLILLGGWRLL
- the polA gene encoding DNA polymerase I, whose protein sequence is MLVDGNSLVHRAYHALPPLTTVSGQQTNAVYGFTTMLLKLMEQEEPALLAVAFDKSRETFRTKRYSLYKAQREHTPEDLSSQFSLVREVLVAFDLPYFEQEGFEADDIIGTLAAKGSEAGWEVLIVTGDKDALQLVNEQVSVLLTRRGITELELLDPTGVVAKLGVAPPQVPDYKALTGDASDNIPGVPSIGPKRAAALLQQFGSVENIYDRLAEVNERWRQLLTEYREQVLLSRELATICCDVPVTCNWDRCRVESPQFVQVDALFRRLEFHSLLERMFPQSVRKAAASTDLLPDYSLLQSEPEVTLWLQKTAADRFGFVLDVADKQIEEPQGVAVATETGTAYVPWQAAGALSLFLENSNVAKATYDLKAALKLLAAGLKVSEPVDDVLLAGYLLNPTLDGRSIDRLAREYLGVDLPRELKTEDASPQVHQACLCAQAQAVLKLVPVLSNHLKDDNLEDLYRTVELPLTYVLAKMEQTGICVDEKKLHDMGLDIGARMEEVEQQVYALVEEEFNLNSPKQLSFILFEKLGLPAKKKTKTGYSTDASVLDELTGAHPVIPLILEHRQLAKLKSTYVDAMQNQINPATGRIHTTFTQTVTATGRLSSQDPNLQNIPIRLALGRRLRQAFGPRKRGWQIVSADYSQIELRVLAHMSQDPVLQRSFRCGEDIHTRTAAEIFGLLPEEITPDLRNRAKAVNFGIIYGISDFGLAQNTGVSREEAREYIDGYFRRYRGVKEYMRRTVEQARLKGYVTTLLNRRRYLPDITSRNFTKRSFAERTALNTPIQGTAADIIKVAMLKVAAAMKEQQLTSSLLLQVHDELVFEAPPEEIEVLCTLIKEHMENAMPLNVPLEVDIKLGPNWYEVRRV
- a CDS encoding DUF4349 domain-containing protein, giving the protein MDCRAVRERLSLYLDGELSGSELKLIAEHIETCTACRAELSSLEQTVDWLRRLEPVAIPSGLKDKILARVWATSDSPPLAATQRLTMGWQRVWRRWGRTMSAAAAVLIAAVLIGKAVVSPGLGLKQEAYYGAAGSVATESPAAGEAAPADQRASMYMMPDADVFTTKEMAEEIDRGPGGASAVNTERKIIQTAHLVLLVEKLDTAVDSIQAAVKECGGFVQSSNMFRQDSARGAHYSLRIPVDQFNNVLAQLETLGDVQNKGTTGQDVTEEYVDVDARRRNLVRQEERLLTILDQAKTVEDILKVEGQLERVRGEIEALTGRLRYLDDQVELSTVDVELRERPRSVTTVQMPDENGLIGRLSRAFTGSINLLLSYVSSAVVWSVAALPFVLVGVGVGALIWLFWRRSQNRWR
- a CDS encoding lytic transglycosylase domain-containing protein encodes the protein MFRMLLVSVIVLVGFQGALRLLFPVHYRPLLQQYGHRYNVDPLLLAAVIRAESKFFPRAKSEVGALGLMQIVPETGAWAAAEMGLVDFDVDKLYDPEVNIHVGTWYLHGLLEEFDGDIVLSLAAYNSGRGHVRRWLKTKDQQATEIKFSDLPYPETRSYVQKVLRNYYWYQRIYR
- a CDS encoding sigma-70 family RNA polymerase sigma factor yields the protein MVPDEILVQQSRQGDKEAFAALMERYQDKIYNLTYRLVSNPDDASDLTQEAFYRALLRINSFRGESGFATWLYRIATNVCYDELRARRNRRVVSLDTAPDGPAPELPDQAAGPAEMCIQGVVWQRLQEAIATLPLEQRATVVLRDVQGLSYEEIAQVLQCSLGTVKSRLSRARQALRDKLMSERELFFPENVYNG
- a CDS encoding nicotinate phosphoribosyltransferase; this translates as MIVQEMTSLERVRNFKPESDRLFHSATHEEILRGATTDIYFVRSYELLHHMGLGGTPVIAEVFARRSGVFVGVEDVKRLLADKDVKMSSLDEGEEFDSREVIMRIEGAYDEFGLFETVILGCMASPSGWATAARECKRAAGETPVYCFGARHLHPAVAPVMERAAIIGGFDGASCILAAKFVGLEPVGTVPHAVILIMGDTVQVANIYDKVMPPDAPRIVLVDTFRDEAEEALMVAEALGDRLHGVRLDTPGERGGVTAELVFEVRQRLDQKGFEQVKIMVSGGLNPERIIELKAAGAAAFGVGSYVTAAPPIDMTMDLKVVNGVPIAKRGRIPGITDNPKLKRQL